The Ficedula albicollis isolate OC2 chromosome 5, FicAlb1.5, whole genome shotgun sequence genome includes the window GAGGCTGCCTCTCCGTGCTGTGCCACGCCTGCTCTGCCAGCgaggggggagcagggacaccctcGGAGAAAAGCTCTGGGGGTCTTTGTCTGCTTGAGTCCAGCCCTTGTACATCCAGCCCCATGTGAATCCTGCTCCGATAGCATGCACGGAAAATTCCAGTATAAAATATATagttataaaaaaaatacttcatgcAAAATTAAAACACCTTTCCCAGTGGGACATGGTCTTATGTCAACCCTTCCCAAGAGTGTTCAAGGAATTGTCACTCTGATGGCAGCTGGACCCCAaggggagctctgctgcctccgGCCCGGGCCGGGAATCATTgctttcattccctttttttctgcactACTTAGGGCTAAGAgctgaaataaagcagagagACTTTAATTAGCAGAATCAATCCTTTCCTGGCGGCGCTTCATGATTTCTTGGAGCTCTGACTCGCCTCTGCTTTTCTggaatggaaacaaaacaggaagGTTGGATTTGAACTTCAGGCTGTAGTTAAATTACAGTATTTAATGAATGCTATAGGAGTAGAGCTACTTTCAAAGAGATAGGTGATATCAGTAAAAAGCAGATTAATTAGTGGAAACAGGGGGATCTCccttacccccccccccccccccccccccccccccccccccccccccccccccccccccccccccccccccccccccccccccccccccccccccccccccccccccccccccccccccccccccccccccccccccccccccccccccccccccccccccccccccccccccccccccccccccccccccccccccccccccccccccccccccccccccccccccccccccccccccccccccccccccccccccccccccccccccccccccccccccccccccccccccccccccccccccccccccccccccccccccccccccccccccccccccccccccccccccccccccccccccccccccccccccccccccccccccccccccccccccccccccccccccccccccccccccccccccccccccccccccccccccccccccccccccccccccccccccccccccccccccccccccccccccccccccccccccccccccccccccccccccccccccccccccccccccccccccccccccccccccccccccccccccccccccccccccccccccccccccccccccccccccccccccccccccccccccccccccccccccccccccccccccccccccccccccccccccccccccccccccccccccccccccccccccccccccccccccccccccccccccccccccccccccccccccccccccccccccccccccccccccccccccccccccccccccccccccccccccccccccccccccccccccccccccccccccccccccccccccccccccccccccccccccccccccccccccccccccccccccccccccccccccccccccccccccccccccccccccccccccccccccccccccccccccccccccccccccccccccccccccccccccccccccccccccccccccccccccccccccccccccccccccccccccccccccccccccccccccccccccccccccccccccccccccccccccccccccccccccccccccccccccccccccccccccccccccccccccccccccccccccccccccccccccccccccccccccccccccccccccccccccccccccccccccccccccccccccccccccccccccccccccccccccccccccccccccccccccccccccccccccccccccccccccccccccccccccccccccccccccccccccccccccccccccccccccccccccccccccccccccccccccccccccccccccccccccccccccagaaaaacaCTTACCTCCAGCAGGTTTTTCTCCACCGTGATCTTGCTGTACACTCTGTTTCCCTCATCACCACACACCTTCTTCAGCTCCTCTCTGTTGAGGGAGAAGAGCTGAGCTCCAGTGAGGATGCCCAGGTGCTCCACGGTCCTGGGGAGACACAAAGTGGGGAGATGATGCTTGTGCTGCAGGTGGCCTCGTGCCAGAGGTGAGGCCTGGGAGAtgggggcagggagctgcactgggacCAGATCACAGggccctggggctgagccagggtGGCACCTGTGATTCCAGTGGCATTTCAGGCCGTGGGTTTAGttccttcattatttttcttcaagaaaatgtTTATAAGAGAGAAAGGGAGTGAGTTtgggctctgagcatcctggtTATAGAGCCTGGATTGAATAGGGTTGAAATATGATTTGCAACACAGGCTCTGTAAGTAAATCCCAGTGACTTGTCCCAGGTGAGATGGTGCCAGCGACCtcccctgctccttctccaggaAGGACAAGAATTCCAGGTGGCAACAGAGCAAATCTTACTCTTTGCTGAACGACTTGGCCTCCAGCCAGGCTTTGACTTCTTCAGTGCTGGATTCAAAGGTGAGGGGCACAAAAACTTGCTGAGGCTTTTCCACTTTGAAATTCCTGTGGGGAGGCTGAATTTTATTGTTTGTGATCTTCTTTAGCAGCTCGTCATTCAGCTCATCCATTTGGTGAATTAGTTCTGTAGAAACAGGGAATGAAATCAAGTGTTCAGtcaaaaatcccattaaatgTGTTTGTGGGGAAATTGTAAGGAAAACGGGGATGTGGCATCACTTTCATTAACTCTGTAAATAGAGCCCAGAAAAGTGCTTACTTTTGTATTTTAGTTCCAAAGAACAGGTTGAAGTGCTCTGTTGGAGCAACAGAGTGAGCAATGGCATTTGGTCCTTCAGAATACCATCAGGAACAAACGTGGACAGGGAGATCGCCGTGGTTTTGGACACTGGAGGGCCCTGGAGGAGAGTGGGAgatctcccctttccccctgAGCCAAGAGTCTCCCTTCAGCTTTTGAAACCTCACTTTCTCTTTGGGAGAAACTGGGATTTCTGCAGTTCTTCTGCAAGATGAAGGAGAGgagggatcacagaatcccagccGAGGGATctaaaaaagctgctttgtggTTTCTTGCAGAGTGACTGGGGAGAGAACCTTGCTTTAACCTCTTTGGTGAACAAATTTACAGTGGGAACAGTTGTTTCTCATGTGTCTAACTCACCATGTTCCTCCTGCCCTGTTCAAAAGACATAAAACCCCTCAAcacccaccagctcctgctccagctgtgctcaggggtgTAAACTGATTTGGCAGAGTCTGTGCTCCCAGTGGTGCTTCCAagtggtgacagggacagggtcctGTTCCCCGAGGGCtggtgttggggttttgtttcagtttgtcATCTTCCTGGGTTTGAGTTATTTAGTTCCCTTTGGGCTGGTGAAATAAGGGAACTGCCCTGCAGACTTCACAGCAAGAGGGGAAGATCCCAGCAGAGGTTGGGGGGATGGTCTCTGTTTTCTGAGAACCACGTTCCCATTTTCCTGTGCCCCTGTGTTgccatttattttcctcccatCACCCCTTGGNNNNNNNNNNNNNNNNNNNNNNNNNNNNNNNNNNNNNNNNNNNNNNNNNNNNNNNNNNNNNNNNNNNNNNNNNNNNNNNNNNNNNNNNNNNNNNNNNNNNNNNNNNNNNNNNNNNNNNNNNNNNNNNNNNNCTGTTGCCTGATGTGGAAGGACAGATCTGTGAGAATCTACAGTTGGAGTTTTGGGATTGAGACCTTTTCAGTCCTCTCTGCTACTTCTAGTCAGTAATTTgctgatcccagagctccaggttTTGCTCCACAGTGGAACAGAAAAGGCAGGAAGCACAAACTGGGAGGGAGCCACACATGCATGATGAGATGAGCAtgaaggtccctcccagcccaggccatcctgtgattccatgaaaacTGCAGTGACACTTCATCCAGTGTCACTTTCCCCATGAAACTCCTGAGGACTGTGGAGGATAACTCAGTGTTATGAACAGATTCATGTCCAGCAGgggatgagcagggcaggacagggagtTGTTGTCCCCCCTCCTCACTGTGGTTACGGTGGGACTGACGTGTTTGAGCTGAGGaagtgacacagcacagcacagttcCAGCTTTGGATCTGAGTAGAGCTCAGACACCACCTGCAGTTGGTGCTTGCTGGTATCCTGAGCTCTCTCCTGcccctgggaaggggaagggacaCACCTTTCCCAGGAATGGTCACCTACCTCCAGGATTTCGTCCTTGAGCACCGAGAGCTCGTTGGTGTTTCGCGCGGTGAAATCATAGCGGATTTTGGCAAATCTCCTGGGCGCTCCCTGGGCCTCAAAattcctgcaggaggaaaaactgGAGTTTTAGTGGAGGCCCATGTGATAACAGGGCCAATGTGGGTTCACTGGTGGAACAGGACTGGTGGTGGCCGCAAGTTTTTGTTTGGAGGGGCAGGGTCCCTCTGCTCTTTTGAGGAAGATTCTCAGCCCTTGTTTCAGTGAAAccccctggggctgggaacaAGCAAACCAAGGCTGTTGGGGTTTGTTTCCTGGGGGGCTGTGAGGCACATCCtggaaggaaatgctgctttagGGCCTGGGGGGGCTGACACAGCAGGACCCAAAGGCTCCTTGCAGCCCCCGGGGTGTGAagctctccctgtcctgcccagtGGAAACAACTGCCCCAGatgcca containing:
- the LOC101821860 gene encoding epidermal growth factor receptor kinase substrate 8-like protein 2, with product MDELNDELLKKITNNKIQPPHRNFKVEKPQQVFVPLTFESSTEEVKAWLEAKSFSKETVEHLGILTGAQLFSLNREELKKVCGDEGNRVYSKITVEKNLLEKSRGESELQEIMKRRQERIDSAN